The following DNA comes from Streptomyces sp. NBC_00690.
GAGTTCCATGTGCTTGGTCAGGGGTGACAAGCGGATGAGTTCCTTCCACTCCGCTACCGGGCGCCCGTACTTCTTCTCGATGGACGGGAAGTAGCTGGCGGGTCCGTTGGCTGCGTTCGTCATATCGCTGATTCCTCTGGGTCGGTGCAGTCGGTGCAGTCGGTGTGGGCGATGCGGTGAGCGCTGTCGGCGCGATCAGTGCAGTCGGCGCGGGGCGATGTTGCCATACGCCATCGATGCGGTCGGGGCGTGGCGGCTGCCGGGTCGGCGACCGGCAGCCGGGTCAGCCGTTGGAGGGCCGTGGACGGAGCGCAAGGCGGAGCGTGACGGCGGTGAGCCCCATCAGGCCCAGCCCCGCCCCGACGGTGAAGGCGACGACGGAGACACCGGAGCCCATGAAACCGGCGAGGACCCCCATCGGCAGCAGACGGCAGGCAAGAGCCCAGCCGCGCTCTTGCCTCGCCGCGAACCAACGGGCCAGGAAGAAGAACGCGACGCAGAGCGAGAGGAACCCCACCAGGCCACTGGCCATATGGACGGCGCCCTG
Coding sequences within:
- a CDS encoding DUF4287 domain-containing protein; this encodes MTNAANGPASYFPSIEKKYGRPVAEWKELIRLSPLTKHMELVAWLKAEHGLGHGHANALVAHTLAEDSGR